TTTGAACTCCCAAGCTCTTGGCTTTGTCCAATTTGCTTCCGGCATTTTCTCCCGCAATCAGGGCATCCGTCTTTTTGCTCACAGAGGACGAAGCCGCTCCCCCAAGGTTTCGAATCCGCTCCTCAGCCTCTGCGCGGGTCACGGCGGAAAGCGTGCCCGTGATCACAAATATTTTTCCGGCCAAAGGCTGCTCCCCCATTCTACGGGAAACGGCCTTGGTATTGAGACCCTGCTTCTTCAGGTCCGCCAGAAGCCGGCGGGCCTTGGGGTCCTCAAAAAAACGGCGCACACTCGCGGCCACAATGGGCCCAACCCCCTCAACCGCCTCGATGCTTTCGGAACCGGCTTCGCTCAAGGCCTCCATGGAACCAAAATGCCGGGCCAGGACGCGCGCCACATGCGCACCCACATGCCGGATCCCCAACCCCAAAAGCAGGCGCTCCAGACCCTGGTCCCGGCTCCGGTCAATCGCACGCACCAAGTTCTCGGCCGATTTCCGGCCCATGCGGTCAAGTGAGGCAAGATCCTCGACACGCAGGGCATACAGATCCCCAACATCGGAAATCAATTCCTGATCAATGAGTTGGTCCACCGAGGCATTGCCCAAACCTTCGATATCCATGGCCTGGCGCATCCCAAAATGCAGGATATGCTCCTTGATCTGCGCAGGACACGTAACGGAAGGGCATCGCACTGCGACCTCGCCCTCTTCCCGGACCACATCGCTCCCGCAGGCCGGACACTTCTTGGGCACACGAAATTTCTTTTGGCTGCCGTCGCGTTTTTCCTTTAAGACCGACACCACCTGCGGAATGATTTCTCCGGCCTTTTCCACCCGCACCCAGTCACCAATCTGCACATCTTTACGTTTGATCTCATCCGCATTGTGCAGGCTGGCCCTGGACACCGTGCTCCCGGCCAGAAACACGGGCTCCAGCTCGGCCACCGGCGTCAGCACGCCCGTGCGTCCAACCTGAATCCGGATCTCCCTAACCCGCGTCGTGGCCTGCTCCGCCGGAAACTTATAGGCAATCATCCAGCGTGGAGACTTTGACGTGCGCCCCAAACGCTCCTGGGCCTGGCGCGGATCCACCTTGACCACCATGCCGTCGATTTCATAATCCAGCTGGGTCCGCTTTTGCCGCCACTGATCACACACCTCAATGACCTGCTCAATCGTCTTGCAGGTGGAAGTATGCGGGTTAACCGGCAGACCAAGTTTCTTCAAATACTTCAGCAAATCCGAGTGAAGTTCATGAGTTTGCGGCTCCAGAGCCCCGGCACCATGCGCAAACCACTGCAAGGGGCGCTGGGCGACTTCTTTGCTGTCGAGAAGCTTAAGGGAACCGGCAGCCGCATTGCGCGGATTGGCAAAGCGCGCCTCGTCCGCGGCCTCGCGGGTGTCGTTGAATCGTGCAAACGCCTTGAGCGGCATATAGACCTCGCCGCGAACCTCGATAATCGCCGGGGCCTGGGCCTCCGCAGAACTCAGCTTGTTCGGAACACTTTTGAGGGTGAGCAGATTGCGCGTAATTTCGTCGCCCTTGACCCCGTCCCCGCGTGTGGCCCCGCGCACCAAGGTCCCCTTCTCATAAGTCAAGGAAACACTCACGCCGTCAATTTTGAGTTCCACAACATACGGCGCAGCCTCCCCAAGCTGCTTGCGCACCCGCTGATCAAAAGCCTTTAACTCATCCGGGGAATAGGTATTGTCCATGCTGAGCATAGGCACGC
The Candidatus Omnitrophota bacterium DNA segment above includes these coding regions:
- the ligA gene encoding NAD-dependent DNA ligase LigA, which gives rise to MERHNRLYYVESVPEISDPEYDRLLAQLVRLEQEFPQYARADSPTQVVGSDAQEAFPAVEHRVPMLSMDNTYSPDELKAFDQRVRKQLGEAAPYVVELKIDGVSVSLTYEKGTLVRGATRGDGVKGDEITRNLLTLKSVPNKLSSAEAQAPAIIEVRGEVYMPLKAFARFNDTREAADEARFANPRNAAAGSLKLLDSKEVAQRPLQWFAHGAGALEPQTHELHSDLLKYLKKLGLPVNPHTSTCKTIEQVIEVCDQWRQKRTQLDYEIDGMVVKVDPRQAQERLGRTSKSPRWMIAYKFPAEQATTRVREIRIQVGRTGVLTPVAELEPVFLAGSTVSRASLHNADEIKRKDVQIGDWVRVEKAGEIIPQVVSVLKEKRDGSQKKFRVPKKCPACGSDVVREEGEVAVRCPSVTCPAQIKEHILHFGMRQAMDIEGLGNASVDQLIDQELISDVGDLYALRVEDLASLDRMGRKSAENLVRAIDRSRDQGLERLLLGLGIRHVGAHVARVLARHFGSMEALSEAGSESIEAVEGVGPIVAASVRRFFEDPKARRLLADLKKQGLNTKAVSRRMGEQPLAGKIFVITGTLSAVTRAEAEERIRNLGGAASSSVSKKTDALIAGENAGSKLDKAKSLGVQILTEQEFLKLIGEGS